One genomic window of Gimesia chilikensis includes the following:
- a CDS encoding endonuclease/exonuclease/phosphatase family protein — protein MRLLSYNIHKGIGGRDRRYQLERVIGVIEQENPDIICLHEVDRNVKRSRFNNQPKIFADYFNMPESLYQLNVKLKTGGYGNLILSRWSFLSQHQISLTNKWRKARGAQIVLIDSPEGPFQLVNFHLGLAEKERHWQINHLLTHRLFREGNDHPSLIVGDTNDWRNTLANGKFSEFEYQEVTSPPSRFRSFPAYMPVGTLDKAFIRGEIGIKQARLARSQLSRQASDHLPLVIDFHLNEHASEWIKKAGQ, from the coding sequence ATGCGACTGTTGAGCTATAACATTCATAAAGGGATCGGCGGACGTGACCGTCGGTATCAACTGGAACGGGTGATCGGTGTTATCGAGCAGGAAAATCCGGATATCATCTGCCTGCACGAGGTCGACCGGAATGTGAAACGTTCCCGCTTCAATAACCAGCCGAAGATCTTTGCTGATTACTTCAATATGCCGGAATCGCTGTATCAGCTGAATGTCAAGCTGAAGACAGGGGGCTACGGCAATCTGATCCTTTCCCGCTGGTCGTTTCTGTCACAGCATCAGATTTCGCTGACCAATAAGTGGCGGAAAGCGCGCGGTGCCCAGATTGTGTTGATCGACTCTCCCGAGGGGCCCTTTCAACTGGTGAACTTCCACCTGGGGCTGGCTGAAAAAGAGCGTCACTGGCAGATCAATCATCTGCTGACGCATCGACTGTTTCGGGAAGGCAATGATCATCCTTCGCTGATCGTGGGAGACACGAACGACTGGCGGAATACCCTGGCGAACGGGAAGTTCTCTGAATTTGAATATCAGGAAGTGACGAGCCCGCCGTCCCGCTTTCGGTCGTTTCCTGCGTATATGCCTGTGGGGACGCTGGATAAAGCGTTTATTCGTGGTGAGATTGGTATAAAGCAGGCCAGGCTGGCACGGTCTCAGCTTTCACGCCAGGCTTCCGATCATCTGCCCCTGGTGATTGACTTCCATTTGAATGAGCATGCCAGCGAATGGATAAAAAAAGCAGGGCAATGA
- a CDS encoding MJ0042-type zinc finger domain-containing protein, with protein MASPASISCPHCAASFNIKSQAAFGKKVKCPKCETPFVIEKPARKSSSPRKQHSRRSPQADEFGFEDESDEPLFLEEDETDWEDDLSDGPAVRPAKQPRQKPKPTRKKSKSQQSFLGALRKYGFSPFVVFPLAILLCLYGFFFVTGDTVSTTIVMFIVVFFAMGCTAIGGIGLLILAAEESFGEFLLCFFVPLYSLFYAITRFERTKGPFAAIFSGVVVYLVVGLSLIIGKETQSGPFAKDGPGGRAQNNVAQVDPDADVDLEDLKEFHIQIHTPLPLEWAEPGNTSANVFQERPSASIGRMFEVTSSPDPDQPDAPASRMKFRVFLPPKGQGVKFPCVIVPPAGSTLLTGMEIDDTVNTQNPEHEPYVKAGFAVITFSIDGDLGDGDQTSNAEFIKAHEAFRRSKAGMLNYAQALSLAKSTIPEIDTSNIFLAGHSSAATLSLLFAEHSYQHFWDPDTIKGCLAYAPSVDPQKFFANHLGEIKPLIPDVEEFIRLSSPKEHAQTIQCPVFLFHARGDQVTSFVASRQFAEQLKAQGVDVKFVASNGSDHYQTMVDEGVPQGIKWIQAQLKTQSSQPAEDGSTGLDPQLAAMKQEAQSRMEKSSQLKRNIDSGRSASAHLENMRASMEKMRVARDGETRRYRFQIAGFTPEFEQKLKKQASFFLDSLESSFDVAILGTKGDNVIINLHEMTITFDYAGELPQDLREKIANQKSTKVMLLSDAPLKNLPIIKESAEDEQNIDLMTFRIERISSIRFPGNTFDPIVAQRLAERSLRGIKEYIHDSLVINYDDKWAAIKFKANDGKFGLGMRLNGSLHSAGIHVDEEWIKLTEEDLALVQKTGNSPTESMPSSPGNMPPTGTAKQKYIIHYGVYGGDNVTESARRLLKGFVWVDQETVHFNPDKKEITFENRSAVDQGALDRALKRNKFYQVMISREAVPESPAEKTSDKAGAGTK; from the coding sequence ATGGCCTCCCCTGCATCGATCTCCTGCCCCCATTGCGCAGCAAGTTTCAATATCAAGTCCCAGGCTGCTTTCGGGAAAAAAGTCAAATGCCCGAAATGCGAGACGCCATTTGTCATTGAAAAACCGGCCCGGAAATCGTCCAGTCCACGCAAGCAGCACAGTCGTCGCTCACCGCAGGCTGATGAGTTTGGTTTTGAAGATGAGTCAGACGAACCCCTGTTCCTGGAAGAGGATGAAACTGACTGGGAAGACGACCTGAGTGACGGTCCTGCTGTCAGACCTGCGAAACAACCCCGGCAGAAACCAAAACCGACCCGTAAAAAGTCGAAATCGCAGCAGAGTTTTCTGGGCGCGCTGCGTAAATATGGTTTCTCCCCGTTTGTCGTCTTTCCCCTGGCCATACTGCTCTGTCTGTACGGCTTCTTTTTTGTGACAGGTGATACTGTCAGTACGACGATTGTGATGTTCATCGTCGTTTTCTTCGCCATGGGGTGCACGGCCATCGGCGGCATCGGATTGCTGATCCTGGCAGCGGAGGAAAGCTTTGGTGAATTTCTGCTCTGTTTCTTCGTGCCCCTGTATTCGCTCTTTTATGCCATCACCCGTTTTGAACGAACCAAAGGGCCCTTTGCCGCAATCTTCAGCGGAGTAGTCGTCTACCTGGTTGTGGGACTGTCCCTGATCATCGGGAAAGAAACGCAATCCGGTCCCTTCGCGAAAGATGGTCCGGGCGGACGCGCACAGAACAACGTCGCTCAGGTCGATCCGGATGCGGATGTTGATCTCGAGGACCTGAAGGAATTTCATATCCAGATACATACTCCCCTGCCTCTGGAATGGGCGGAACCCGGAAATACCTCGGCCAACGTTTTTCAGGAACGACCTTCTGCCTCCATCGGCAGGATGTTTGAGGTGACCAGTTCCCCTGATCCCGATCAGCCCGATGCGCCTGCCAGCCGGATGAAGTTTCGTGTTTTCCTCCCCCCGAAAGGACAAGGAGTGAAATTCCCCTGCGTGATTGTTCCCCCGGCCGGCTCTACTCTGCTGACAGGCATGGAGATCGACGATACCGTTAACACGCAGAACCCGGAACACGAACCTTACGTCAAAGCCGGCTTCGCTGTGATCACCTTTTCCATCGACGGTGACCTCGGTGATGGAGATCAGACCAGCAATGCTGAGTTCATCAAGGCACATGAGGCCTTTCGTAGAAGTAAAGCCGGCATGTTGAACTATGCTCAAGCCCTCTCGCTGGCCAAGTCAACGATCCCGGAAATTGATACCAGCAATATCTTTCTGGCCGGCCACAGTTCAGCCGCCACCCTCTCGCTGCTGTTTGCGGAACACAGTTATCAGCATTTCTGGGACCCCGACACCATCAAAGGCTGCCTCGCATATGCTCCCTCTGTCGATCCCCAGAAGTTTTTCGCAAACCATCTTGGTGAAATCAAACCATTGATTCCCGATGTCGAAGAATTCATCCGCCTCAGTTCTCCCAAAGAACATGCTCAGACAATCCAGTGCCCCGTTTTTCTCTTCCATGCACGCGGAGATCAGGTGACCTCCTTTGTGGCATCGCGACAGTTCGCAGAACAGTTGAAAGCACAGGGAGTCGATGTGAAGTTCGTGGCGAGTAACGGCAGCGACCATTATCAGACCATGGTCGATGAAGGAGTTCCCCAGGGAATTAAGTGGATTCAGGCTCAACTGAAAACACAATCTTCACAACCCGCAGAGGATGGTTCTACCGGACTCGATCCACAACTGGCTGCGATGAAACAGGAAGCCCAGTCGCGGATGGAGAAGTCCAGCCAGCTAAAACGAAACATCGATTCAGGCCGTTCGGCGTCCGCGCATCTGGAAAACATGCGTGCGTCGATGGAGAAAATGAGAGTCGCCCGAGATGGAGAAACTCGGCGATACCGATTTCAAATCGCTGGTTTCACTCCTGAATTTGAACAAAAGCTGAAAAAACAAGCATCCTTCTTTCTGGATTCGCTTGAGTCCTCATTCGACGTCGCCATCCTTGGGACGAAAGGCGACAACGTCATCATCAATTTGCACGAGATGACAATTACCTTCGATTATGCCGGTGAACTACCGCAGGATCTCAGGGAAAAAATTGCCAACCAGAAATCGACGAAAGTCATGCTTTTATCTGACGCGCCCCTCAAAAACTTACCAATTATTAAAGAGTCAGCTGAAGACGAACAGAATATCGATCTCATGACTTTTCGTATTGAAAGAATCAGCAGCATACGTTTTCCGGGTAATACTTTTGATCCCATCGTCGCCCAACGTCTGGCTGAAAGATCACTCAGAGGTATTAAAGAATATATCCACGACTCACTGGTGATCAATTATGACGACAAGTGGGCGGCAATTAAATTCAAAGCCAACGACGGTAAATTCGGGTTAGGCATGAGGCTGAATGGCAGTCTGCACAGTGCGGGCATCCATGTCGACGAGGAATGGATCAAACTGACAGAAGAGGATCTGGCGCTCGTTCAAAAGACAGGTAATTCTCCCACTGAATCAATGCCGTCTTCACCAGGTAACATGCCCCCCACTGGCACGGCAAAGCAGAAATATATCATCCACTACGGCGTTTACGGCGGCGACAACGTTACCGAGTCAGCACGCCGCTTGCTCAAAGGGTTTGTCTGGGTCGATCAGGAAACGGTGCACTTCAATCCCGATAAGAAAGAGATCACATTCGAAAATCGCAGTGCTGTCGACCAGGGAGCGCTGGACCGTGCTCTCAAACGGAATAAATTCTATCAGGTCATGATTTCCCGGGAAGCGGTCCCCGAATCTCCCGCTGAGAAAACGTCAGACAAGGCCGGCGCAGGGACCAAATAA
- a CDS encoding sulfatase family protein: MKLYKNLLLVVLVVWGAYAAPRNVLAEAASRPNIVMIISDDQAWNDYGFMEHEKIKTPNLDKLAAESAVFKRGYVPTSLCRPSLMTMITGLYPHQNMITGNDPPKGMDRQKLLKHVRAVDCLPQMLGKLGYKSYQCGKWWEGNPSLAGFTSAMTHGDPKRGGRHGDLGLKIGREGMKPVYEFIDECKDEPFFLWYAPFLPHTPHNPPQRILKKYLNPETPVELSYYYAMVEWFDETCGQLLDYLDQKQLSDNTIVVYVTDNGWIQYVPESEAERKKMKRRFRYAPKSKRSPYDGGLRTPILLRWPGKIKPAEYDTLVSSIDLAPTILDAVGLKPTKAMEGINLLQVIQNGGKTDRKAIFGEIFEHDMVDIDDPVTSLKYRWCIEGEWKAIFPGPRLSEEKPELYNLSQDPFEQHNAAAAHPELVQQLLKQTNAWWNVPAK; the protein is encoded by the coding sequence GTGAAGCTGTATAAAAACCTGTTGCTGGTGGTACTGGTGGTCTGGGGGGCTTACGCTGCTCCACGGAATGTACTGGCTGAAGCCGCGTCCCGTCCGAATATTGTGATGATCATTTCCGATGATCAGGCCTGGAACGATTATGGTTTCATGGAGCATGAAAAGATTAAAACCCCGAATCTGGACAAGCTGGCGGCGGAGAGTGCCGTCTTCAAGCGTGGTTATGTTCCGACCAGCCTGTGTCGCCCCAGTCTGATGACGATGATTACCGGTCTGTATCCGCATCAGAATATGATTACGGGGAATGATCCCCCCAAGGGTATGGATCGCCAGAAGCTGCTGAAACATGTTCGCGCTGTAGACTGCCTGCCTCAAATGCTGGGCAAACTGGGATACAAGAGCTATCAGTGTGGCAAATGGTGGGAAGGCAATCCCAGCCTGGCCGGTTTCACTTCGGCGATGACACATGGCGACCCCAAACGGGGAGGTCGTCATGGTGACCTGGGCTTGAAGATCGGTCGGGAAGGAATGAAACCCGTTTATGAGTTCATTGATGAATGTAAAGACGAGCCTTTCTTTCTGTGGTATGCGCCCTTCCTGCCCCACACTCCTCACAATCCACCTCAGCGGATTCTGAAGAAATACCTTAATCCGGAAACTCCAGTAGAACTGTCCTATTATTACGCAATGGTTGAGTGGTTCGATGAGACCTGCGGACAACTGCTGGACTATCTGGACCAGAAACAGCTGTCGGACAATACAATTGTTGTTTACGTGACGGACAACGGCTGGATTCAGTATGTGCCCGAATCCGAAGCGGAACGCAAGAAAATGAAACGTCGTTTCCGTTATGCTCCTAAATCGAAGCGGAGTCCCTATGATGGTGGTCTCCGGACCCCCATCCTGCTTCGCTGGCCGGGGAAAATTAAGCCGGCAGAGTATGATACGCTGGTGAGCAGTATCGATCTGGCACCAACAATTCTGGATGCCGTCGGTTTAAAACCGACCAAAGCCATGGAAGGAATCAATCTGCTGCAGGTGATTCAGAACGGTGGCAAGACAGATCGCAAAGCGATTTTCGGCGAGATATTCGAGCATGATATGGTTGATATCGATGATCCGGTTACGAGCCTGAAATATCGCTGGTGTATCGAAGGAGAATGGAAAGCCATCTTCCCCGGACCCCGGCTGAGTGAAGAAAAGCCCGAGTTATATAACCTGTCGCAGGATCCGTTTGAGCAGCACAATGCTGCGGCTGCGCATCCGGAACTGGTTCAACAGCTGTTAAAGCAGACCAACGCCTGGTGGAATGTTCCCGCCAAGTGA
- a CDS encoding [protein-PII] uridylyltransferase family protein — translation MNSPVIYDNPEILLDQKYTVSDPEVRDILASIGFSDQERALIRLRELCTTPQIRKELTQILPTLLQALTDAATPDGSLINFERFMNSVSEPETMLEFLTQNPRAVEILVRLFVGSQFLTEILLKNPDYLERLTRYNRIAEFKSQQQFFSEAMAIMRQETGSVAEKFDAVRRFQRWELLRIGACDTFGLMDLKNITVQLSLLADGLVQSCLTVLSEDMDLPLDDFAVLAFGKLGGEELNYSSDIDLVFISGQDSTKYWQLGQKLIKSLMESTAEGFLYRVDMRLRPWGRSGALVTTVDAYVDYFAKHGRLWEKQAMLKARVIAGNQKLGMEFFRRIEPQIFNCDSEEVRKNVLEMKQRIEETLKKKGKEWGEVKSGKGSIRDVEFTTQYLQMANGAKYPSIRSINTLDGLVRLVDHGLIQADEYRHLTSGYVFFRKIEHALQLMHYNQEHHMPTDERELAYLARRLDFQDGKQLVQYYEQHRKAVRSIYRKYIYDPAENKTGKHSTHSEQDSNPIGMMAASYTKVFNEEETEQHSQMARKLSETNIVELETEKRPNDQLRLTMVGFDQTGDLSLICGLLFVYGFDIEKGHLFTNQKVKPAPASGRSTKPSEKTKNTRKFVIVLDVKASGPAVEPNIWTDYRNDLSQLLHKVESGNPQEAVGELAKRVAAGLHDLAQASQVLYPVEIEVDNETDSRHTILRIQSEDTTGFLYELTNALSMSGIDIARMVIDSEGTRVSDVLYVTDDKGEKISAEAQQQGLRAAIVLIKHFTHLLPRSPNPESALLHFREFLEHLFKQPNWVEEISSLERTSVLSALARLLGVSDFLWEDFLRLQHSNLFPVVANVEELKNRIPLEELQAELTEELAEASTPEEQQERLNAFKDRAMLRTDMRHILGHISEFGQFSDELTDVAEVVVEGAYEVCHQQLQERYGEPQLETGGPCHLSICALGKCGGRELGFASDIELMFIYEGSGQTDGPEVITNNEYYLKLVEKFTKMIKTRSEGIFQIDLRLRPYGQAGSLAVSAEAFQSYFSHEGAAWPYERQALVKLRPISGDVEFGNQIVRARDEIIYSGKPFDVAAMLAMREKQIQQLVKGGTINAKLGDGGLVDCEYLIQGMQITYGHRNPGLRTTNTLEGIESLKKLGLISPDDFYKLRDAYIFLRRLIDALRMVRGNARDLTVPPQDQEEFEFLARRLGYGSHTEKLQEEISSTMDCVRDFSRLLAPIKAMTIRTNG, via the coding sequence ATGAATAGCCCCGTCATCTATGACAACCCGGAAATTCTTCTGGATCAGAAATATACCGTCAGCGATCCCGAAGTCAGAGACATCCTGGCCAGCATCGGATTTAGCGACCAGGAACGTGCGCTGATTCGACTGCGGGAGCTGTGCACAACGCCCCAGATTCGTAAAGAATTAACCCAGATTCTGCCAACCCTGCTCCAGGCACTGACCGATGCCGCGACTCCGGATGGCTCCCTGATCAACTTCGAACGGTTTATGAACAGCGTTTCGGAACCCGAAACGATGCTCGAGTTTCTCACACAGAATCCACGAGCCGTCGAAATTCTGGTCCGGCTCTTTGTGGGCAGTCAGTTCCTCACGGAAATTCTCCTCAAGAACCCCGACTACCTCGAACGGTTGACCCGCTACAACCGGATTGCCGAATTCAAAAGTCAGCAGCAGTTCTTCTCAGAAGCCATGGCCATCATGCGGCAGGAGACCGGCAGTGTCGCCGAAAAATTCGATGCTGTCCGTCGCTTCCAGCGCTGGGAACTGCTCCGCATCGGTGCCTGTGACACTTTCGGGTTGATGGACCTCAAAAACATCACTGTCCAGCTTTCGCTACTGGCTGACGGTCTGGTGCAATCCTGTCTGACCGTTCTCTCAGAAGACATGGATCTCCCCCTGGATGACTTCGCCGTCCTGGCCTTCGGTAAACTGGGTGGTGAAGAACTGAACTACAGTTCGGACATCGACCTCGTCTTCATCTCCGGACAGGACTCCACCAAGTACTGGCAGCTCGGCCAGAAACTCATCAAGTCTCTGATGGAATCGACGGCCGAAGGCTTCCTGTACCGCGTCGATATGCGTCTCCGTCCCTGGGGACGCTCCGGTGCGCTGGTGACCACGGTCGACGCGTACGTCGATTACTTCGCCAAACATGGTCGCCTCTGGGAAAAGCAGGCGATGCTGAAAGCCCGCGTGATCGCCGGCAATCAGAAACTGGGCATGGAATTCTTCCGCCGCATCGAACCACAGATCTTCAACTGCGATTCAGAAGAAGTCCGCAAAAATGTGCTGGAGATGAAACAGCGGATTGAAGAGACCCTGAAGAAAAAAGGGAAGGAGTGGGGCGAAGTCAAATCCGGCAAAGGCTCTATCCGCGATGTGGAGTTCACGACTCAGTACCTGCAGATGGCCAACGGTGCGAAATACCCCTCGATCCGCAGCATCAATACGCTGGACGGGCTCGTGCGACTTGTCGATCACGGCCTCATCCAGGCGGATGAATATCGCCACCTGACCAGCGGCTATGTCTTCTTCCGAAAAATCGAACACGCGCTGCAGCTGATGCACTATAACCAGGAACATCACATGCCTACCGATGAGCGGGAACTGGCTTACCTCGCCCGGCGGCTTGATTTCCAGGACGGCAAACAGCTGGTGCAGTATTATGAACAGCACCGCAAAGCCGTTCGCAGCATCTACAGAAAATACATCTACGATCCCGCTGAAAACAAAACAGGAAAGCACTCCACGCATTCCGAGCAGGACAGCAATCCCATCGGGATGATGGCGGCCTCTTACACGAAAGTCTTTAATGAAGAAGAGACCGAGCAGCACAGCCAGATGGCACGCAAGCTGAGCGAGACCAACATCGTCGAGCTCGAAACGGAAAAACGCCCTAACGATCAGTTACGGCTGACCATGGTCGGCTTCGACCAGACCGGCGACCTGTCTCTGATTTGCGGTCTGCTGTTTGTTTACGGATTCGACATTGAGAAAGGGCACCTGTTTACCAACCAGAAGGTCAAACCGGCTCCCGCTTCCGGGCGTTCTACCAAACCGAGTGAGAAGACCAAAAACACCCGCAAGTTCGTCATCGTGCTGGATGTCAAAGCCTCCGGCCCTGCCGTGGAACCGAATATCTGGACCGACTACCGTAACGACCTTTCGCAGTTGCTGCACAAGGTCGAATCGGGGAATCCGCAGGAAGCGGTGGGAGAACTCGCCAAACGCGTCGCCGCCGGCCTGCACGATCTCGCGCAGGCCAGCCAGGTGCTGTACCCGGTTGAAATTGAAGTCGACAACGAAACCGACAGTCGGCACACAATTCTCCGCATCCAGTCTGAAGATACGACCGGCTTCCTGTACGAGTTGACCAACGCCCTCTCGATGAGCGGCATTGATATCGCCCGCATGGTGATTGATTCGGAAGGAACCCGCGTCAGTGATGTGCTGTATGTCACAGATGACAAAGGGGAAAAAATCAGTGCGGAAGCCCAGCAACAGGGGCTGCGTGCCGCCATCGTCTTGATCAAACACTTCACACACCTGCTCCCCCGCTCTCCTAATCCGGAATCGGCACTGCTGCACTTCCGCGAGTTTCTGGAGCATCTTTTCAAGCAACCCAACTGGGTCGAAGAGATTTCCTCACTCGAGCGTACCAGCGTGCTCAGTGCCCTCGCCCGCCTCCTGGGCGTCAGTGACTTCCTCTGGGAAGACTTCCTCCGCCTGCAGCATTCCAATCTGTTCCCCGTTGTCGCCAACGTGGAAGAACTGAAAAACCGGATTCCCCTGGAGGAACTTCAGGCCGAACTCACCGAAGAGCTCGCTGAGGCATCGACTCCTGAAGAACAGCAGGAACGGCTAAACGCCTTCAAAGATCGAGCCATGCTGCGTACCGACATGCGGCATATCCTGGGTCACATCTCTGAATTCGGCCAGTTCTCGGATGAATTGACCGATGTCGCAGAGGTCGTTGTGGAAGGTGCATACGAAGTCTGTCATCAGCAGCTACAGGAACGCTACGGCGAGCCGCAACTGGAAACAGGGGGCCCCTGCCATCTTTCGATCTGTGCACTCGGAAAGTGTGGCGGACGCGAACTCGGCTTCGCCTCTGACATTGAGCTGATGTTTATTTACGAAGGTTCCGGGCAGACGGATGGACCTGAAGTCATCACGAATAATGAATACTACCTGAAGCTGGTGGAAAAATTCACCAAGATGATTAAAACCCGCAGCGAAGGTATTTTTCAGATCGACCTGCGGTTACGACCGTACGGACAGGCGGGCAGCCTGGCTGTCTCAGCTGAAGCATTCCAAAGCTATTTCTCTCACGAAGGAGCTGCCTGGCCTTATGAACGTCAGGCACTGGTCAAACTCCGCCCAATCTCAGGTGATGTGGAATTTGGAAACCAGATCGTCCGCGCCAGGGATGAAATTATCTACTCCGGCAAACCGTTCGACGTCGCTGCCATGCTCGCCATGCGGGAAAAACAGATTCAGCAGCTCGTCAAAGGGGGAACTATCAACGCCAAGCTCGGGGACGGAGGACTCGTGGATTGTGAATACCTGATCCAGGGCATGCAGATCACTTACGGTCACCGGAACCCCGGACTGCGAACCACAAACACACTCGAAGGCATTGAGTCCCTCAAAAAACTGGGGCTGATCAGCCCCGACGACTTCTACAAACTCCGTGACGCCTATATCTTTCTCCGCAGGCTCATCGATGCACTCCGCATGGTCCGCGGCAACGCCAGGGATCTGACAGTACCCCCTCAGGATCAGGAAGAGTTCGAATTCCTCGCCCGGCGGCTCGGCTACGGTTCGCATACTGAGAAGCTCCAGGAAGAAATCTCCTCCACCATGGACTGCGTCCGCGACTTCAGTCGTCTGCTCGCCCCTATCAAAGCGATGACCATCCGCACCAACGGGTAA